Part of the Anopheles coluzzii chromosome 3, AcolN3, whole genome shotgun sequence genome is shown below.
tacAGCGTCTCTTCCCTAATAAATGGCTGCAAAAGTGGCACGATAACGGTGCACCTTACCTCCCGCGGACCGATTGTGGGGCATGATCGGATATTTCTTATCCTGCGACGTATTTAAATAGCGCCCTACGACAAAAGTGGTAGCAGCGCGCCCTCCCCCGCCGGGGCAGAACAACCTTAGCAAGACACAATAATTCCAATTCTActttaatttcctttccaaaTTCCTCTCTCGCTTACAAACGCGCAACAAACTCGATTCTTGTAAAGCTAATTCCTATCGTATTCCAATTTGCCAGTACAAAACGTTTCGCCTTTCTACCCTCCCCTGCCTGTACACATATACTACTAAAATctagtaaagaaaaaaataatctgagttcaaaaaataaacctcTTCTCTCTTGATTCTTCGGTCTCCAAAAAAATGGCGACCGAATGGCACACTTTCCccccatctctctctttctctccctcttagTCGATCGAACCTGTTACGCTAAGTACACTTACGCCATATTGCCACCGAGATGTTTTCTTGTGCGATTTACCGAACACAACCGTTGGGCGTTGTTGGGTGGTTGGATCACCGCACCAGCACCTGCAATCAGGACTCGTTGGCCAGCATCCGATTCGAGGACGAGGCAGACGAACCACCGTCAAGTGATTCCACCGGCCCATTGCCACCGGCAATCCCCTCTACCGATTGATTCGGCGAACGTTCGCTCGCTTGTGgtgtcgttgctgctgctgctgctgccgttgcttgATCCCCTTCCTTCGATTCCGCACCCTTCCCACTGGCTGCGGCAGCAGCTATCGCCTCTTCCGGCGGTGCCACCAGCATCATATTGACGGACACCAGCAGCGGAAAGGTGAGCTCCCGATCGAACACCACCAGCTGCGTTTCCTCGTTCTTCTCGAGCGATATCGACAGGATCGGGGACGTTTGCTGGTGCTTGATCTGGCGCAGCTCGTTCAGCGAGGCAAGCGAAACGCGCACCAGAAACTGGCGCGCCACCCGCAAGCTTAGCAGCCGCTCGTTCTCCGTCCGATGGTGGCGGCGGATGCGCAGCGAGCGCGTGTCGGACGAGAGCAGCAGATCCAGCCCAAAGTGGAACCCGGTCCAGCGCCACTTGTGCAGCACGTTCTCGTTCAGTATGCGGCCGCACCGGATGCACGATTCGAGGAAGACGCGATCCTCGCAGGCGATCGGTTTGTCCAGCGACTGGTCAATCGTTAGCACGTTCGTCCACTGCTGCATTAGCGGCTTGTGGAGCCATTCGATCGGAATGATGTTGTCCTGCCGCAGGACGCGAATGTCGACGTGATGGTTCAGGAGGTTGTGCAGTCGCAGCGCGCGGAAGACACGTTCGTACGGGACGCCCTCGGGGGTGGCCAGGAACGGTACGGAGCTGGTGCGTTCGGCAAAGTATCGTTCTTTCGGGTGTTCCACGCCGTCCGTTGTTGATTCGTCGGGGAAGAGTTTTAGCGCCATCCAGTAGCGGAGCAGCGTGTAGACGGTGAACTCGGTTTGGACCACGTACAGGTCGGCACTGGAGACGAGCTGTTCCATCAGTTCGAAGCTGATTAGCCGGAGCCATTTCGGGGCACGGTGATAGAAGCTGAGCAGATTCACCAGCAACCAGCCGAACGTGGACTGTTTGACCATCTTCACGCCGTACTCGCAGGCAGCTTCGTAGTAGAGGACTGCAGTCTGGAGGGAAAATGAGATAAAATTCATTTAGTACAGGGATTAGAAGCTTTGGAATGAGAAACCCTCCGAATTCTTACCTCCGCATTTGTCGTTTCCACCATCACCTCCGCACACCGATCGATCAGACTGTCCAGCTGAAACAGGGTGGCCGTTGCCAGCGTAGACACAATCACCTTCGGTTCCAGCACGACCTCATCCATGTACAGCGACCCAAACACCGAGTACAGCGATTCGATCGTTATTTTCGGATCAATAATCTCGATATGCACGTAGTCCTCGTCCGCCTCGCGCCACGACCCATTGAACATGCTCGCAAAGTACGGACTCTGGCTCAGGTACACCTTGTGCAGGTGCCACTGCTTCCCGAGCGCGTGCACCGTAATGTCCGAGTTGCGTTCCTCCTTGAACAGGGCCTGATAGATGTACTTTGCCGTGGAAACTAGCTTTTTCCTGTGGGGGAAACAAGAGGTGAGGAAGATTTATTTACACCCTCCAGACTATGGATAGTGTTGCCCGCTGCCGTTACCGTTTCGGTGTTTGCAGTGATTTATCCAGCAGATCACTTCCATCACCACTCTCGTCTGCGCTTTCGTCTTCGCGTTTGCGTTTCCGGCCGCGCACCGATTGCGACACGCTGCCCAGCTTGTTCAGCACGTTGCCCATCGTTGTAGGGTCTCACGCGGGAATGGGCGTTGTCTTAATGGGGTTGAAGgtgagcgggggggggggggggggtcgttAATGGGATAAGCAAACTGTGCCTGTGCTAGTAAAACTAAGCGCTCTATCCCTGTTTTGGAATGATCACTTCTATATCACTGTCTAGCGTTTCATCCGACGTTCCACCAGTGTGCACACTTCATTTCAAGCTGAGAACGCCGTTCTTCTCGTCACTCTGGGCATGTGTTAATTGCAGAGTTTCACTCCTTTCGCCAGAGactgaaaatggaaaatgaaagaaagaaaaaggtgTGAAAAATGGAAGCGAATAAGATGCACATTTGGTGAAGGTGTTTTGCATGTGTTAGGTATGTTGAAACCGTTTGAGCTGTATTATTTGCTACTAGATTGCtttggaaatgttttaaataattcttTTAAATGTTTGCTACGATAAATTTTAACTTCAATAAACACTCATATTactaatttttttcttttctttgcgtAGAGTAATAGGAATTAAATTCGACCCAACTGGAATTAACGTCGAATCCACTCTTCAGAGGCtcattggaaattcctattggatttgcaCAAAAAGTGTGTGTCATTTCTAGTTCACTTCAGTTCCTGTACATTTCCTGTAAGAAAGAATAAAGAAAGTGACACACAACTATGAAAACCCCTTAAAACCCCTGTTTTCAGTAGCTTCTGGGGAATCGTTCCTTATTGCAATATTCTACCACTATTTCTTGGGAGCAAAGCACAGATTTTACACGTTCGTATAATAAGCTTCAACATAAGCTtctaaaatcacaaaaaatgcTCTTAAATTTATCACATAACTAAGATGAAACACAATTCCTTTCTTTATACACAATTCCTTTctcacgaaacaaaaaaactggtcAACCAGACATCCTGCTGTTTACGTCCACGAAAGACACCATACTTTCCGacgcacgctgctgctgcactaaTACCAACTCCTGTTTCTTCGCTGGCGAgagagacaaacaaacaatactgAAGTCATACACGGGCTGGTGATCACCGAACCGTGGCACCATTGATTTCCGTTCATaaaatcaacacaaaaaaacaaacctcccCGCGAAACAAGTGCTAAAAATAAGCACCAAAATCCAACGTGGGACATGAAGCGACGATCAACTTCACATtgcttgcattttttttttttttttctggagaCGTTAGGAACATTTCAAAACGAGTGTTGTCCCGTTGCTATGGCGTCACATGAAACTTCCCCCTCTTGCTCTTGACACACACAAGGCACACAGGGGGTACGTACGCGCAGAATGATATTAAACCTTCCCAAGATGGAACGTTTCCCCAAAAGTGTATTGGAATTCGTGAGgttgcaaacagcaaaaaaaagcggaaGAATTTGAAGTATTTGCAGGGAGAATTTTGCCTAgcgcaaaaccacaaaacaaaaaggtaatCGATCGTTTTCCACATTCCCTAAGCACAgtgaattttaaattctaataGATTGAGAATGATTTGGAGCTCGCTTGAACGTGTGTCGCATTATTCAACCGGACGATTATTAACataatcaaacacacacttctCTACCCACATTGCCACTTTCTTCTTCCGCCAGCTGGTGATGTCATTATCCCGCACGACACTTTTTCGACCATGCCCGTGAAGtcacttttttgttcaaatatCCACCAACTGGCCGCGCAAGCAGCAACGACCAGCGAGAAAAAATTAACTCCTTCAACACACGAATTGCCACCCTTTATCCCAATGCTCACTTTGTTTGAATCGCCGTTCGGGCATGATGTCACCTGAGCGGTTCGTCTGTGTGAGCCTGGCCGCCCTCACTGTCCTGCAGGCTGGGTTTTTTTCAAGCTTCAAACCTTTAACTAATCCTCTTCTATGCAACTGCTTCGGAATGATTTGTAAGTAGTACTGCACCAACACTGCATCGGAGCCCATTGTAAACATTAGCGCCCtgcgtaaaacaaacaaaactctcCGCACAAGACAATCTATgacgtgctgtgtgtgtttgtgtgtgtgtgagaaggTAATCCCCCCACTACCCCAAAAACATAACCGAACAATGGGTTTAaagcacgcgcgcgcacagcacagcacactaCTAGCATACATTTATGCTGGGCCATCGTTCACGTGCGGTGACGACCTCGACCCAACTTTCAAATGGGAAAAGGAAGGGGGGTAGGGTTGTTCAAACCATTTTGGGATTCCACTGAGTAAaacgggcggtggtggtggtaaatgTCGTGGTGTAttgtggttcttttttttgtagagaAACACGAACGTTTCCCTCCGCCTTATGCTCGATGGAGGCAGCAAAGATCAGCTGGGCAGTCCGGTTCAGGCGGTATGGCAGTGCTGGAGCGATTTTAGACCCCAAAAAGCGACCAAGCTTATTGAGCAATGGAGCAAACCTCCGGTCGAACGTGATGAAAACGCTTCTCCAAAGAAAATAATATGCTACCCTCCGCCATCGAGAAGCATAGGTATGGGGCGGCGGCCGCACGGGATGATCGTGTGATGTCATCGCGCTCGCGCGCACTGCTAGTGTGGGTGTGCAACCCAGCCACCAGCCAAAGCGCATATGTACGTTCATTGGGAAGGGTGTGtagatgcgattttatttacACATGGCACTATGGAGCGTTTAACCGACGCATGACGACATCTCCACCGTACCCGTACGCAGCTCGGTCCGAGGAATTGGGTGTACGCATTGGTATGAAAATTGACGCCACCCTGCGTAGCCAGCGAGCCAGCCCGCTCGGAGCGCGATTGGTTAAATAATACCAGCCCCAGGCGTCACCGGGCAGCGGACTACTGGAGGAATTATTGCTTGCTGATCTACTCTCCCCCCAACGATGATTCACACAGCTGCTTTGTTGTAATTCTCAGTCGTAATTTCGCAGCAATGTTGGAGCGCTAAAATGGCAACGGAATCACATTACATGGCGGGGGGACGCACCTGGAAATGGATCGATTAAAGTAGGCAGCAGAGCAGAGAGTAGTGTTTGGTAGCGGTCTGGTTGGGAAGGGAAGGATGCATTTTTAGAATCTAGACGTTGCTAGGGGTAACAACAACGCGATGAGGCATAGATTTTGGAGTGACGattaaaaatagaacaacTGTTTGGAAGCGGAAAAACAGTTTGCATCGCATTGACACGGCTTGTAACTGGGTGCAGTTCGCTTCTGTTTCAAGCTGAATGTgatttatgatcatttacaGAACGATATAGCTCTGTTTGTTCTGTGTTCACGCAATCCATCCCCTTCAGCTCTTCATTTGGTGGACTTTTCACCTATTTGGCAGGGAATGCTGCCTCTCCCCTATTGAGCAGTGCAACGTGCCGCGCGCCAAGGTTTGTGTCACCCTCGTTTGCAATGAACTTATTCTACAACCATCTTTTACATCCTATCGCACGAAGGCTTCCTCCCGAACCTTATCTGTCGGCGGAATGTCACACAGCTGGTGTGTGCGTTACTTACTGTGGGGCGTCCGCCGGAACGACGATAGCAACCACAGATCATGCGATCGTGTTCCAATGGTCAATCTACGGgtcaaacgcacacaaacaccaatGCACTGGGGTTGagaaaataatgtttcacGGCTATTTTTCACGAAACACGATGCCCGAGCACGGGCTTTCGCTATCCTTTGCTAAATTCACACAGATCCACAACCAGATGCGTGTATCATCTGTTTGTACTTCCACTATTTCCGCCGTTCTAATAATAACGCGTGATGATGGCCCGTCGGAGGAGCGCGATTTCCTTTCACTTTCCCATGCCTGGGACACTGGCCTGCCCTCACTAAACCGAACACAaagtttttgttgaattacaatattttaaaccattcaCTTTGGGGGGTTTGTTGCATACAAAGCGCAATAAAAGAGCGACGGGAAAAAAGGGCTATTGATTGGTTCGCGAGGAGTTCTGCACTTTGCGAGCGCTTTGTGACATCacttttgtttaccttttcgcGGGGAAGCATAGACGAGAGTTTTGGGTGACGGAAATTACGTCgtagttttccactgttcACCCCCTactaccaccacaccacacgcTTTTCTAATTCTGTTTCGCACGGGGAAAAGCGCTCGCACCGAGGACGTCCACTGCTCGCTATGCCAGGGGaaagaataacaaaacaaaaccaaacacacgaTTGCGACAGTTGGTGCGCAACTGGACATGATCCGTTGACGTTTAAAATGTGACATTTCAACGGCTTTTTTTTGAGACGAAAATAGAAGCGTTTTCTTGTGAATAATTCTATTTTCTTAAGCTTTTCCTTCAATTACAAGGGTAATTTATGGTCTGTTGATGACGAATTGATGTACTGTGGATTAATCAGAGGGTATTTGAATATTTCCATTTAAATGCATGTTTTTGAAAACGTTTCCGATTGTTTCGTTTATAACAAGGTGGCGAGGTGTCCGGCCTCGTATTGCGTtggcaaatttcaaaccaaacTATCCAACTGTACGCTATTTTCTCATTTGTTGGTTGTACATTTCATTGTATTTCATATAATATACTGTGTTCTGCTCGGTGTTTTGAATGCCGATATCGGAAAAGTTTTTCTAATTCGTTTTTGCATCTATAAACGGTTGCCGTTGGTTTAAGGATAAATTTTGAAATCCGAATGAAGCCACAAGCGCCAAAGCCATTTCAAATAACGAATGATGccctaaaaataaacaaacaagaacATCTGATTGATTCTTATAGAGCtgaaatataacaaaaattaTTATGCATTTATAAACTATTACTTTCTCACTATTCTATTGCCCCTTTtggcagcacaaacacacatacacacactggagaGAAtagattttcctttttccaagTAGATAACACGAATTTATTGGGTATCCAAAACGAGCCTGTGCTTTCTTCTCCGACCGTTCACACCACGGAACCGATGAATGTTGTTCCGGTTCCGAATCAGTTTACATGGCTGTCCAGCGGGGCAGGAGCAGATGGACACGATCTGGATTGGATGGATGGATAACCCCTCGGccgggtgcgtgtgtgtggactTTTCTTCTTCGATTCTTCCTCAAAAAAGCACACCATCAcatacacatgtacacacacactacacaacTCGGAGTGCATCGCTGCCCCAGCACGCCACACACTGCACAACCAACGCCGCCACCAGCCGCGTGCAAAAAACGGCCGGAAATGACACACCCGCACGCAGAAGATACATCCCCGCTGCGATAAACTCGTACTCTCTGACTTCTTTACTTCCGCCCACCGCCCGGTTCCATCGGAGTCTTCCCCTCTGTGCACAGTAGGTTGTTGCCTTAGAAACGGAGCTTCTGGAAGAACCACTTATTCTTGCCGGTCTTGTGTCGCTCCTCGAACTTGCAGCGGATCTGGTTGCGGGCCTTCTTCCGCTTGGCCGGATCCTTCATGTCAGCCACGCTGTATTTGCTGTCCAGGTTCACATCTGGCACGCTGTAGCGCGTCGGCATCAGATGGTTGTAGTTCAGCATCTGGAAGGAGAAAAAGCGGGAGGAGATGATAAGACCGGGTGTCATTAAATACCAACAGCCGcatgccgccgctgctgccacTTCCATCGGGTGTGTCGTGCTTACCTTGATGAAGGGCTTGATCTTGCAACGCTTGTGGATGCGATCCTTGCTCATATTTCGCGTCACACGTCGCGGGTAGCGATCGATGCCGGCAACGAGGGCCTGGCCGAACTGCTTGTCCGACGTGCCGTCATCGAACGTCTTCATGATGATTGCCTTGCGACCGGCGTACCGTCCACCGAGGACGAGTACCACCTTACCAGATTTCATAATCTTACCCATTTTGGCCTGCCGGAGCGGGGGAAGAACAATGAAAATGCGGTtattaataaaacaattcTCTAAATCCAAATACCGCTTTCTGCGCGCCGAAAATCGAGTGAGCAAAAGGAAGCGAAACGGGAACACGCGTTTGCCGACGACACGAGTGCAACCACCACAAACAACCCCCAACAACACACGCAccacaccaccagcagcagccgcacacCCGAGGGCACACACCGCATTTTCGTCTTGGCACGGTTTCACGCACAATTTCGATAAAAGTTGCTATTTTCTTCATCGGTGTCGGTGGGCACATGTCGCCGCTTCCATTTGCGCTTCATTTTCACTCGATTTTCCGGCACTTTGATGCGGTTTTGTACGCCTATTTTACCTACTTAGTGAAATGTGTTTCACTGGCACTGATGGCCGACCGGAAAAAGAACCCGAAAGAGACGGCACACGCTGACGTTTGCTTTTCGCCGGTTTCGCCCGGAAATTCAAACTCGCCTACCGGGTGCGCTGTCAGCCCGTTTGACAGCTGTGCTGGGGCGAAGTTGTAGCACAGTTTGCGAAGGGGATATTTAAAATGGTCGTTACAAACTGTGCAATTATacgtttttgtattttgagCTGCAGGAATGATACACTATGTAATTTATGACAATCAAATCGCATTAAAGGAATATTTTTGAAAgcagaaaatgtcgcgacaaagtgactgaccaagagttgggtgctaaacaaaatgtcaccaagcgtGTGATGGTCGcatcaactgtttgagtctcacctctgatcatcacagtacagctcgtgacgctgacattattttgtttcagccggaatttgtcatgactatgtcagtcagaggcagaactgatcacaataaaaaaatgtcatgacatagtgactgatcAAGCGGTGGtagcaaggtgtatggatattagtaggtgaagtgcttcagagcaaattgacatttcacgacttgacataacaatactgggggctccggtattaaaattgGGGaaggctggaggggggtatagaaaattgtatgcgatttgacataacaatactcaatgatggcgcccggaaaacgcgctaacaattcacctccttaataaacacaccttgggtGGTAGCAAAATGTAACGAAGCATGCATtgatcacaccaatcgttttgagtatcacctctgatgaTCACAAATGATTACGTGACTGTGACATGGAtattgtttcagtcagatttttttatgtcattgacagtgacattttgcagcactggcgtTGAGTCATCAATGGACGGTCCATGGAGTTTGCTCGATACCTTGTAATATTTGATTatatttcaatcatttattttccttcttatttttacaaaatccATACATTTATTTCTAGCTACTGTTAATTCATGAAAATCACTCAAATTTACACCAAAACCTAGAAAGGTTATTTCACTATAAACGGTTCCTATAATATTGCCGTTGCCGTTAACATTAATAAACACACTGAAAAGGACACTgattgctgctactgctgctgctgctaccactTCCAAACGTATTAAAGCGCAACGTTCGAATAATCCGGCTCGTTTTCACCCCGCACGTACACCGGCCCATGCTTGGCCATGTACTTCTTGATGAACTCGCGCGCCTTCGTCTTAACGGAGTCCGTCACCTCCAGCTCGTGCACGGTATTGTCGCAGTGTTTCAGCTCCTTCAGCATGACGAAATGCGTTAACTGAAAGAAATAGGACAGCCAaacgaaattttcaaaacatccTTCACCGAGCATCAGCATCCAAGTTTCCTTACCTTCCGAGCGAGATGCTTGAAATCGTCCGTATTGGTAATGCGGCCGAGCGGGCAGCTATCTTTCCGATAGCTGCTCAAATGCTGCACGATCACGCCCGCTATGTCGACGCGGAACTTTTCCTTAATTTTCTTCGCCTCCTCGCTGTTCAGATCGCCCTTGCTTGATTTCTTGCGCTTAGCAAGCTTCGCCGTTGCCATGGCTGAGCTTCCACCGCCGTCTGATGCGCTCTGCTGTGCTGGAGCAGCTGCGGGCCCACCAGTTCCGCTTCCTCCAGCCGCAAcggccgcaccaccaccaccactctcACCCGTCATTTCTTCAGCCGTTTTACGCTTCTTGCCCAACCGTTGCTGCACCTTCTTCCACTCCTCGTACGGGGagatctttttcttcttgttcagTATATCCAGCTCGTCTACGATGCACTTATCCTCCACGATCTTGTGCGACACGACCAGATCATCGTCCATGAGGGACGCATCGCCGGTACCACCGACACCAACACCGCCCATGCCGCCACTACCTGCCCCATCCGTGGCGGTGGCATTCGCCGCAAGCGACGGCTTATCCAGCAGCGGACCGCCGAACGGATTGTCGGCCAGCGTTTTGGAGAACATGCTGCGGGCGCGCAACCGCTTCGCTTCCTCCTTGCGCTTGCGCAGCTTCTCCTTCGTTTCCTTGTACCGCTTCATCTCCATCTGGCCGTACTGCTTGTCCTCCTCGGTGCGGGGCTGCAGGGACGAGATTGAAGAAAGTAAACATTAATCTGTTGCGCGTCGGACCGATCGCACTGATCGCACTGATCACTTACACTTATAATGCGGGCCTGCACCAACTTCAGGCTGTGCTTGCGTTTGCGCCGCggaagcagctgctgcagggtGGCCTCATCCACTGCCGCCGTGCTCGCGTTGGCCGACTCGCCAAATATTTCCTCCAGCGTTAGCATCTGCGGTGAACCCGATTCGCCCGTTTCGCGCTTCACCGGTGCCTTCGACATGTCGTCATTCATGTCGTCCGGTTTGGCCAGCACGTCATCTGCGTGTGTTTTagggaaaacaaaatcaaaattagCATATCTGTCCTCCTAAACCCCCCCTCGGATTTCCCATTCCCCTTACCCAAATTAAAGCTCGACTGCTGTTTGCGCTTCTTCTTGAGCAGCTGCTCGAACTGGGCCGCCAGCTCCTCCTCGCTCGTGTCGCACGTATCGGTCGTGCTCGAGTCGGAGCTGAGCGAAATGTCCTCGTCGTcggccaccaccgccgcccggCTGGCGCCCGGCTTCCTCGGCGGCTCCCACTGCGGGATGCGCTCCTTCACGTGGTAGTAGTACAGCCGGCCACGCTCGTCAATCGCGAAGCGCCAGTACGGCGGCAGCTTCATCGCCGGCAGCTCGTAATCGTCCGGATTGGTCGACATCGGTGGCGGTTGAATTTTGAAGTACGCATGGCTCGGTGGCGTCGGCAGCAGGCGATCGTCCTCCGAGAAGTATTCGCCCGTCGCCGGGTTCATGCGCACCGGAATGTCCATCGGGGCGGTGAGATGCGGGTTCAGCCCGAACCGCAGGCACGCGTTCTCGTGCATCAGCCACATCTCCTTCTTGCGCCGCTCGGCCTCCTCGTGGGCGACCTTCATCTCGAACAGGTGGCGCCGCTGCTGCTTGGAAAGGTTGTCCTGCTTCAGCGGCGCATACCCACCGACACCGGCCAGCCCGCCGGGCGGCGGTCGCTTCAGCTTTCCGCCCAGCCCGCCCCCGTACGGTGCGTCGCGATCGTCCAGCGAACGGCGCCGCTTGGGCTCACCGCTTCCGCGCACGAAACCACGACCGTCGCCCCAGCCACGGCCGTCCCGAtgccggtggtgctgctgcttttccTCCTTCTCGTCGTCGTTTTCCAACCCGATCGCCTGGTAGCGCATGTCCGCCTCCCGCTCGTGCTCCTTCATCTGCTCGATGCGCTCCTTCTTCGGGATGCGGAACACCTCCTTCAGGTTCATCCAGCTGATGAGCAGCTTGCAGGAAAGGATGCGTATCTGCGTGCCGAGCCGCTGCTCCTCCGGTGCGTTCTCGTCCTCCGGCTCGGGGATCTGAATGTCTGACGGTAGCACGCTTGCGGTGAGCGAATCCGTTGAGAGtgttgtcgttgctgtcgccgccgcagctgctgctgctgcggctgctgctgccgctgctgccttCTCCTTGTTTTCCACCTCCTTACTGTCGCACGTGCTGATGATCTCTTTCAGCTTGCCCAGGTCGGCCAGCTTGAGCAGTGCCGGCATGTTCTTCAGCACCTCCATGCTGCCCAGCCCGAGCAGGTCCTTCTTGGCCGctgcctgttgctgctgccgctccgTTGCCGGCTGGCTGCTGCTATCACTGCCCGCCCCATTGCTATCGCTCGGCGAGCTGGTGCGCGACGACACTTCCTTTTCCGCTTTCTCACCAACCGCTGCTGGCGCAGGAGGCGGCAGCTGTGGTTGTGGCTCTTCCTTCGGCACAGCGGTCGGACCCGGGACGACTTCCTTCTGTTGTTTGCCCTTCTCCACCCGGGCCCACTTTTCCACCGTGTGCAGTATTTTGCTGTCCTTTAGCATCGTTTTGTTCGAGATTGGCAGTCGGTCGAGCGTGTCCAGGATTTGGATGCGGAACTTGAGGTCCTCGATCGATTCGGTCGACTCGCAGATCCATCCGTACAGCAGCCGCAGTCCGTGGTAGTCGAGGAAGAGGCGGCGGCACGGAAGCTCCCCACTCTGCAGCAGGGTCAGCAGTCGGCTGCGTGATTTGATGTCCTTCGCGCGCACCATCAGCCGGGACAGTTTGAGTGTGTGCGCTTGGTTTTTGAGCCCCGTCTTGAGCAGATTGTTGATCTCTTCGTCCAGGTCGGGATCTTCGTGAATTTCCAGTCGTCGCTGCTTGCGCCCCGTTGTGCGCTTCTTGCGCGTTTTCTTTACCTTCGTCGGTGCAACTGGCGCGGCATCCGACTTGCCACCTTCCGGCCGATCGCCAGCCCCTGCGGccgttgccgccgccgccaatGCAGCACCCTTCACCGCTTTACCA
Proteins encoded:
- the LOC120955867 gene encoding 60S ribosomal protein L27, with protein sequence MGKIMKSGKVVLVLGGRYAGRKAIIMKTFDDGTSDKQFGQALVAGIDRYPRRVTRNMSKDRIHKRCKIKPFIKMLNYNHLMPTRYSVPDVNLDSKYSVADMKDPAKRKKARNQIRCKFEERHKTGKNKWFFQKLRF
- the LOC120955866 gene encoding protein germ cell-less — translated: MGNVLNKLGSVSQSVRGRKRKREDESADESGDGSDLLDKSLQTPKRKKLVSTAKYIYQALFKEERNSDITVHALGKQWHLHKVYLSQSPYFASMFNGSWREADEDYVHIEIIDPKITIESLYSVFGSLYMDEVVLEPKVIVSTLATATLFQLDSLIDRCAEVMVETTNAETAVLYYEAACEYGVKMVKQSTFGWLLVNLLSFYHRAPKWLRLISFELMEQLVSSADLYVVQTEFTVYTLLRYWMALKLFPDESTTDGVEHPKERYFAERTSSVPFLATPEGVPYERVFRALRLHNLLNHHVDIRVLRQDNIIPIEWLHKPLMQQWTNVLTIDQSLDKPIACEDRVFLESCIRCGRILNENVLHKWRWTGFHFGLDLLLSSDTRSLRIRRHHRTENERLLSLRVARQFLVRVSLASLNELRQIKHQQTSPILSISLEKNEETQLVVFDRELTFPLLVSVNMMLVAPPEEAIAAAAASGKGAESKEGDQATAAAAAATTPQASERSPNQSVEGIAGGNGPVESLDGGSSASSSNRMLANES